AAAGCTCTCGGGCATAGACGACAGGCTGGCCGCGGCGCTGAGGAGGCCCTATCTGAGGGAGCCGGCGCTCTTCATGTCGCGTTTTGTGCAGGGTTTTGACATAGCTCTTGAGGGCTTTCTGACGGCGAAAGGCAGGATGTTCGAGGATTGCGGCGAGAAGATCAAAACACTCTCAGGGAGGCTGAATATACTTTCGCCCCTGAGCACTCTCGCGAGGGGTTATGCCATCGCCGAGAAAGCCGGGGGCAGGGTGATAAAGACATTTTCAGACGCCGAGCCGGGGGAAAGGATAACTGTTCGGCTCGGAGCCGGGGCTCTCGGATGCGAAGTGCTGGAGACAAAGGAGAAAATATGAGCGAAAAGAAAACCGCTTCCAAAAAAGATTTTGAAAAGGACCTGAAGCGCCTTGAGGATATCGTGGCTCTTCTTGAAAAGGGGGAGGCCCCGCTGGATGAGTCAATAAAACTTTTTGAAGAGGGGATAGAGAAGGCCGCCGAGATGAAAAAAAGTCTGGAGGAAGCCAAGAGGAAAATAGAGATAATCTCAAAGAAGAGCGGCCTTGTCACGACGGAGAAATTTGATGAAGAAGAGTTCTGAAAAAGCGGCCCTTGAAAAAAAACTCCTGAGCCTTCTTC
This genomic stretch from Candidatus Omnitrophota bacterium harbors:
- the xseB gene encoding exodeoxyribonuclease VII small subunit, translated to MSEKKTASKKDFEKDLKRLEDIVALLEKGEAPLDESIKLFEEGIEKAAEMKKSLEEAKRKIEIISKKSGLVTTEKFDEEEF